A genome region from Arthrobacter sp. V1I9 includes the following:
- a CDS encoding MFS transporter, with product MTTQQSDVDLSQPGPNEKRRFPVFSKRNTTTATVLALLAWTIAVFDYGLFGTLLPAMQEEFGWTAPEAYAINTWIAVGTAIVCFGIGPLIDRLGRRKGMMVTVGGTAVVSGLTALIPTGIPILSNALLVIVRSFGGLGFSEQAVNATYMNEVYQVTEVPDKRKRPGFHYSFIQGGWPLGFLLASALALVLLPALGWRALYLVATVPAAVIVWVIAKKLKETPQFELHHKLTELEKSGKSAEAHALAHSYGVEHSSAAPLKRIWEPHLARNTVVFSLAWIFNFFGIMIFSVLGTSVLKNAKGVELSDAFWMLIIINLLAYFGYVFHGWIGDKIGRKRTIIGGWILSGISFAIMLSPVATSPFMIILTYGAGLFFLVGPYAAIQYFMAECYPVSCRATGTAFIGAMSQPGTILGGALFTAAAASAGTGAAALWVGAAGTLFSGLLMIAAKPPAEALLEDHPHDVP from the coding sequence ATGACTACCCAGCAGTCCGACGTCGACCTGTCTCAGCCGGGACCGAATGAAAAGCGCCGGTTCCCGGTCTTTTCCAAGCGGAACACCACCACCGCTACCGTCCTTGCCCTGCTTGCCTGGACGATCGCGGTCTTTGATTACGGCCTATTCGGCACCCTGTTGCCGGCCATGCAGGAGGAGTTCGGCTGGACGGCCCCTGAAGCCTACGCGATCAACACCTGGATCGCCGTCGGCACAGCCATCGTCTGCTTCGGCATCGGCCCTCTCATTGACCGGCTGGGGCGGCGCAAAGGCATGATGGTCACCGTAGGCGGAACCGCCGTCGTCTCCGGCCTGACGGCACTGATCCCCACCGGCATTCCGATCCTGAGCAACGCCCTGCTCGTCATTGTCCGATCCTTCGGAGGCCTCGGATTCTCGGAACAGGCCGTGAACGCCACCTACATGAACGAGGTCTACCAGGTCACCGAGGTCCCGGACAAGCGCAAGCGGCCCGGCTTCCACTACTCCTTCATCCAGGGCGGCTGGCCGTTGGGCTTCCTGCTTGCCAGCGCACTCGCCCTGGTACTGCTCCCTGCCCTCGGCTGGCGGGCGCTGTACCTTGTTGCAACGGTTCCGGCCGCGGTCATCGTCTGGGTTATCGCCAAGAAGCTCAAGGAAACGCCCCAGTTCGAGCTTCACCACAAGCTGACTGAGCTTGAAAAGAGCGGCAAATCAGCGGAAGCCCACGCCCTCGCGCACTCCTATGGCGTCGAGCACTCCTCAGCTGCCCCGCTGAAGCGCATCTGGGAACCGCACCTGGCCCGCAACACGGTTGTTTTCTCGCTCGCCTGGATCTTCAATTTCTTCGGCATCATGATCTTCAGCGTCCTGGGCACCTCCGTACTAAAAAATGCCAAGGGCGTGGAGCTCTCGGATGCTTTCTGGATGCTGATCATCATCAACCTGCTGGCCTACTTCGGATACGTCTTCCATGGCTGGATCGGCGACAAGATTGGCCGCAAACGAACCATCATCGGCGGCTGGATCCTCTCCGGCATTTCCTTTGCGATCATGCTCAGCCCCGTAGCAACCTCCCCGTTCATGATCATCCTCACCTACGGCGCCGGCCTGTTCTTCCTCGTCGGACCCTACGCCGCGATCCAGTACTTTATGGCCGAGTGCTACCCCGTGAGCTGCCGCGCTACCGGCACCGCCTTCATCGGCGCCATGAGCCAGCCCGGCACCATCCTCGGTGGCGCGCTGTTCACGGCAGCGGCAGCCAGCGCGGGAACCGGCGCTGCAGCCCTGTGGGTCGGCGCGGCCGGAACGCTGTTCTCCGGGCTCCTGATGATCGCCGCCAAGCCCCCCGCTGAAGCCCTCCTGGAGGATCACCCCCATGACGTCCCCTAA
- a CDS encoding polysaccharide deacetylase, which translates to MAKDIQVAFGVDVDAVAGMLGSYGGEDSPCDISRGLFSGEVGGPRLIRLFEKYNLPATWFVPGHSIETFPELTQMIVDAGHEIGVHGYSHENPIAMTREQETAILDRSIELIEKVSGRRPTGYVAPWWEFSPVTNEILLERGIKYDHSLMHRDFEPYYVRVGDSWKKIDYTKDAETWMEPLVRGQETDLVEIPANWYLDDLPPMMFIKAAPNSHGFVSPRDIEEMWRDQFDWVYREMDQAVFTMTIHPDVSGRPQVLLMLERLIEHINTHEGVSWLTFDQIADSFLARSPRKESTP; encoded by the coding sequence ATGGCTAAGGACATTCAAGTTGCCTTCGGCGTGGACGTCGATGCAGTGGCGGGCATGCTCGGCTCCTATGGAGGCGAGGACTCTCCGTGTGACATCTCCAGGGGACTGTTCAGCGGTGAAGTCGGGGGACCCCGGCTTATCCGGTTGTTTGAAAAGTACAACCTTCCGGCAACCTGGTTCGTGCCGGGCCACTCGATTGAGACCTTCCCCGAACTCACGCAGATGATCGTGGATGCCGGACACGAGATCGGCGTCCACGGGTACTCTCACGAAAACCCCATCGCCATGACCCGGGAACAAGAAACGGCGATCCTGGACCGCTCAATCGAACTGATCGAGAAGGTTTCAGGGCGCCGGCCTACAGGCTACGTCGCACCGTGGTGGGAGTTTTCGCCCGTCACCAACGAGATCCTGCTTGAACGGGGCATCAAGTACGACCACTCCCTGATGCACCGCGATTTCGAACCCTACTACGTCCGTGTGGGCGACTCGTGGAAGAAGATCGACTACACCAAGGACGCCGAAACATGGATGGAGCCGCTGGTGCGCGGGCAGGAAACGGACCTGGTGGAGATTCCGGCCAACTGGTACCTCGACGATCTCCCTCCCATGATGTTCATCAAGGCGGCGCCAAACTCCCACGGCTTTGTCAGCCCCCGCGACATCGAGGAGATGTGGCGGGACCAGTTCGACTGGGTCTACCGCGAGATGGACCAGGCCGTCTTCACCATGACCATCCACCCGGACGTCTCCGGCCGTCCGCAGGTGCTGCTCATGCTCGAACGGCTCATCGAACACATCAACACGCACGAGGGCGTTAGCTGGCTGACCTTCGACCAGATCGCCGACTCCTTCCTTGCCCGCAGCCCCCGAAAGGAAAGTACCCCATGA
- a CDS encoding asparaginase: MTDTDSHVVLLATGGTISSRSSSAGGAVASDTGEQVFKALGARVSHPVRVLDVFQKGSYLLTFEDMLRVCAAIKEVLKDPKVLGVVVTHGTDTMEETAYLADLTHGDQRPVVFTGSQRAADSEAPDGPENVARAIAVAGSNDAKGKGVMVYFAGTIFPAAGVRKSQTLRLNAFANPDFGVLGEVSAQGEVAMAGCGGRLEALPLPPPGDDSPRVDLVAAYPGADSTLMHAALEAGAAGIVLQGTGSGNANASLCSAVAAAVASGVVVVTSTRVDSGPVVPIYGAGGGGEDLRAAGAIGSSHLRPSQSLILLNLLLRLNPDRERIAEIFAQRGRPPEPSP; the protein is encoded by the coding sequence ATGACTGATACCGACTCCCATGTCGTGCTGCTGGCCACCGGCGGCACCATTTCGTCCCGTTCCTCCAGTGCCGGTGGCGCCGTCGCTTCCGATACCGGCGAACAGGTATTCAAAGCCCTCGGTGCGCGCGTCTCCCATCCCGTCCGGGTGCTGGACGTGTTCCAGAAAGGGTCCTACCTCCTGACCTTCGAAGACATGCTGAGGGTCTGCGCCGCCATCAAGGAAGTCCTCAAGGACCCCAAGGTTCTGGGTGTGGTGGTGACCCACGGGACGGACACTATGGAAGAGACCGCCTACCTGGCCGACCTGACCCATGGCGACCAGCGCCCGGTTGTCTTTACCGGCTCGCAACGCGCCGCTGACTCCGAGGCTCCCGACGGCCCGGAGAATGTCGCCCGCGCCATCGCTGTCGCGGGTTCGAACGACGCCAAGGGAAAAGGAGTAATGGTGTACTTCGCAGGTACCATTTTTCCTGCCGCCGGCGTCCGGAAAAGCCAAACTCTTCGGCTTAATGCCTTCGCGAACCCAGATTTTGGGGTGCTTGGCGAAGTATCAGCCCAAGGAGAAGTCGCAATGGCGGGCTGTGGCGGCAGGCTTGAAGCGCTGCCCTTGCCCCCGCCGGGCGACGACTCCCCACGGGTGGACCTCGTTGCCGCTTACCCCGGCGCCGACTCCACCCTGATGCACGCCGCCCTTGAAGCGGGAGCCGCCGGCATTGTCCTGCAAGGCACCGGAAGCGGCAATGCCAACGCCAGCCTCTGTTCCGCGGTGGCCGCCGCGGTGGCATCGGGCGTCGTGGTGGTCACCAGCACCCGCGTGGACTCCGGTCCCGTGGTCCCGATTTACGGGGCCGGAGGAGGCGGTGAGGACCTCCGCGCGGCCGGGGCCATCGGATCCAGTCACCTGCGGCCGTCACAGTCGCTGATTCTGCTCAATCTCCTGCTCAGGCTCAACCCCGACCGGGAGCGGATCGCCGAAATCTTCGCCCAACGAGGGAGGCCTCCTGAACCTTCCCCTTGA
- a CDS encoding LacI family DNA-binding transcriptional regulator, producing the protein MEEKADGGRTVTLKDLARELGIHPSTVSRVLHSGSDVAKGAASAATAERVRELARKLGYSPDPQAASLRTRRTKLLGVIVPRLSDLVLAIMYEGIDEAAAEVGYSAFVMNSRDDPEEQRRKIDLMLARRVDGLIIGDARLDGSLLQELTDRKVPFVLMNRRVPGYPSATCDDVVGGELVAEHLWEMGHRQVAVIAGEPYASTAVDRTAGFLDRWRSLGGIISADDVVWSTFDTAGGREAAEKILASGKPRPTALFAVNDFAAIGAMGALRSHGLTVGQDVAVVGYNDTSLAAELPIQLTSVHSPMAEIGRTAVQLIQRVLKGDQPKPARLTPTLYVRESSAARVTAEVAAT; encoded by the coding sequence ATGGAAGAAAAGGCAGACGGCGGCCGCACGGTCACGCTGAAGGATTTGGCCCGGGAGTTGGGTATTCATCCTTCCACCGTCTCCAGGGTCCTGCATTCGGGTTCCGATGTGGCCAAAGGAGCCGCCTCCGCTGCCACCGCGGAGCGCGTCCGTGAACTCGCGCGCAAGCTCGGCTACTCCCCCGACCCCCAGGCCGCGAGCCTGCGGACCCGGCGGACCAAGCTGCTTGGCGTTATCGTCCCCCGCCTCTCGGACCTGGTCCTGGCCATTATGTATGAGGGAATCGATGAGGCGGCAGCCGAGGTAGGGTACTCCGCGTTTGTGATGAACTCACGCGATGATCCCGAAGAACAGCGCCGGAAGATCGACCTCATGCTGGCGCGCCGGGTGGATGGCCTGATTATTGGCGACGCCCGCCTTGACGGCAGCCTCCTGCAGGAACTGACGGACCGGAAGGTCCCGTTCGTGCTGATGAACCGCAGGGTGCCGGGCTACCCTTCCGCCACCTGCGACGACGTGGTGGGCGGCGAGCTGGTGGCCGAACACCTGTGGGAGATGGGCCACCGGCAGGTAGCGGTGATTGCCGGCGAGCCGTACGCAAGCACCGCCGTCGACCGGACCGCCGGGTTCCTGGACCGCTGGCGTTCCCTGGGCGGTATCATCTCCGCCGACGACGTGGTGTGGTCCACATTCGATACGGCCGGCGGCCGGGAGGCCGCCGAGAAGATTCTCGCCAGCGGCAAGCCGCGGCCCACCGCCCTGTTCGCCGTCAACGATTTTGCAGCCATTGGTGCGATGGGAGCCTTACGATCCCACGGCCTCACTGTGGGACAGGATGTTGCCGTGGTGGGGTACAACGACACCTCCCTGGCGGCCGAACTTCCCATTCAGTTGACCTCGGTCCACTCCCCGATGGCGGAGATAGGACGTACGGCAGTGCAGCTTATCCAACGTGTGCTCAAGGGCGACCAACCCAAACCTGCACGGCTGACACCTACGCTGTACGTGCGGGAAAGCAGCGCCGCCAGGGTGACGGCGGAAGTGGCTGCCACCTAG
- a CDS encoding PucR family transcriptional regulator → MRVADLVADPALNIRLAAAGSPGRLARPIAWCAPTEHMDPTPFLSVNALLLTNGMGLNVKDYRIWDAYVERLMSVPVSGLVFGLGAAHRDLPAGLVQACEAHGLPLLELPPEVPFVLVMRHADQLIASERYAELRAGWELADECTRLAAGGHSLAQVLERVATAVRARVAVLDHNGFELISAGTAGGGTARTTLSLPSGGILRFKLAIEGIKSSVVLQPLLGPVAAVIAMQLSYTLGSRSPLHSREAARFMEALYEARGTPATALERYAAEAGFEPEGEWGAVLIGGAGDVAPVKLRTIAWRVRVGLQGEFRTVRFMEEASLTTLLVQRGEPGIELMEAVRKSFRDAPELSAVVSECGSLGELPLVLQLARRRVGEPGLHQAPVADLAGVVEGLPGPGLVAMSRRLLAPLMSDGGTALRATLEVYLRYSGNTGETCKELFIHRNTLTYRLRKIEELLRLDLNDGEVRATCLLALKIMAAGT, encoded by the coding sequence ATGCGTGTTGCCGATCTTGTGGCAGATCCTGCGTTGAACATCCGCCTTGCCGCGGCCGGCAGTCCGGGGCGCCTTGCCCGCCCCATCGCCTGGTGCGCGCCCACCGAGCATATGGACCCCACGCCCTTCCTCAGTGTCAACGCGCTGCTGTTGACCAACGGGATGGGCCTGAACGTCAAGGACTACCGGATCTGGGATGCCTACGTGGAGCGCCTGATGTCCGTTCCCGTGTCGGGGCTGGTTTTCGGGTTGGGCGCAGCGCACCGCGATCTGCCTGCAGGACTGGTGCAGGCCTGTGAAGCCCATGGCCTGCCGTTACTTGAACTGCCTCCGGAGGTGCCGTTTGTCCTGGTGATGAGGCATGCGGACCAGCTCATCGCGTCCGAACGGTATGCCGAGTTGCGTGCCGGGTGGGAGCTCGCGGATGAGTGCACCAGGCTGGCAGCCGGCGGTCATTCGCTTGCGCAGGTATTGGAGCGGGTAGCCACGGCCGTCAGGGCGCGGGTGGCCGTCCTTGACCACAACGGCTTTGAACTCATTTCCGCAGGAACAGCTGGGGGCGGAACGGCCCGGACCACCCTGAGCCTGCCCAGTGGCGGAATCCTCCGGTTCAAGCTCGCCATCGAGGGAATCAAGAGCAGCGTGGTGCTGCAGCCTCTGCTGGGGCCGGTAGCGGCGGTCATTGCCATGCAGCTGAGCTACACCCTTGGCTCCCGGTCGCCCCTGCATTCACGGGAGGCCGCGCGCTTCATGGAGGCGCTCTACGAGGCCCGGGGAACTCCCGCGACGGCCCTTGAGCGCTACGCCGCGGAGGCCGGGTTCGAACCCGAGGGGGAGTGGGGTGCAGTGCTGATCGGCGGCGCGGGGGACGTTGCGCCGGTCAAGCTGAGGACAATCGCCTGGCGGGTGCGGGTGGGCCTGCAGGGTGAGTTCAGGACCGTGCGGTTCATGGAAGAGGCCAGCCTCACCACGCTGCTTGTGCAGCGCGGCGAGCCGGGTATTGAACTGATGGAAGCCGTCCGGAAGTCCTTCCGGGACGCACCGGAGCTCTCCGCCGTCGTCTCTGAGTGCGGGAGCCTGGGCGAACTGCCGCTGGTGTTGCAGCTGGCCCGCCGCCGGGTCGGGGAGCCCGGTCTCCATCAGGCGCCTGTCGCAGACCTGGCCGGCGTGGTGGAGGGCCTGCCCGGGCCGGGGCTGGTGGCGATGTCCCGGCGGCTTTTGGCCCCGTTGATGTCCGACGGCGGTACGGCCTTGCGCGCAACGCTTGAGGTGTACCTGCGCTACAGCGGGAATACCGGCGAGACCTGCAAAGAGCTCTTCATTCACCGCAACACCCTCACGTACAGGCTGCGCAAGATCGAGGAGCTTTTGCGGCTTGACCTCAATGATGGTGAAGTCCGCGCCACCTGCCTGCTGGCGTTGAAGATCATGGCCGCCGGGACCTAG
- the pxpA gene encoding 5-oxoprolinase subunit PxpA, which translates to MQTNVTETTAAKVLLNSDLGEGFGLHEFGNDVALMEIIDVANVACGYHAGDPDVMNRTVALAAEHGVAVGAHPGLPDPMGFGRRRMVLTAEEVESIILYQTGALTAFLAKNGLSLNHIKPHGALYGMLAGDEDLMQAAAGTAKQFGVPFYGLAGTAHESVCRALGVDFVAELYVDLNYGPAGELLIQRRPAPTDPGAAAERVSRAVAGEPVPAVDGTPLNITFQSICVHSDAPNAVAVASAVRKALNSPRPTHS; encoded by the coding sequence ATGCAGACTAATGTGACGGAAACCACGGCTGCCAAGGTGCTCCTGAATTCGGACCTGGGCGAAGGATTCGGATTGCACGAGTTCGGCAACGACGTTGCCCTGATGGAAATTATCGACGTCGCCAACGTCGCCTGCGGCTACCACGCCGGGGACCCGGATGTCATGAACCGGACCGTAGCCCTTGCCGCTGAACACGGCGTGGCCGTCGGGGCCCATCCCGGGCTGCCTGATCCCATGGGGTTCGGGCGCCGCCGAATGGTCCTCACCGCCGAGGAGGTTGAGTCGATCATCCTGTACCAGACGGGAGCCTTGACCGCCTTCCTGGCGAAGAACGGGCTATCCCTTAACCACATCAAGCCCCACGGCGCCCTGTACGGCATGCTCGCCGGAGACGAAGACCTGATGCAGGCGGCGGCCGGAACAGCAAAGCAGTTTGGTGTTCCGTTCTACGGACTGGCAGGCACTGCCCACGAATCCGTATGCCGTGCCCTGGGTGTGGACTTCGTTGCGGAACTGTACGTTGACCTCAACTACGGCCCGGCCGGCGAACTCCTCATCCAGCGGCGGCCCGCGCCCACAGACCCTGGAGCCGCCGCAGAACGTGTCAGCCGGGCGGTGGCAGGCGAGCCCGTGCCCGCCGTCGACGGCACTCCCCTGAACATCACGTTCCAAAGCATCTGCGTCCATTCCGATGCTCCCAATGCCGTCGCCGTTGCCTCCGCCGTTCGCAAGGCACTCAACTCACCCCGACCCACCCACTCCTGA
- a CDS encoding acetyl-CoA carboxylase, with protein MATIVSPLPGVFYRKPGPGKPPFANEGDTIEVGQTIGIVEIMKQFTEIQSDVAGTLESFKVNEGDMVNPGDSIVVIREG; from the coding sequence ATGGCCACGATCGTTTCACCCCTTCCCGGAGTCTTCTACCGCAAGCCCGGACCGGGCAAACCCCCCTTCGCCAATGAAGGCGACACCATCGAAGTCGGCCAGACCATCGGCATTGTGGAAATCATGAAGCAGTTCACCGAGATCCAATCCGACGTCGCCGGAACCCTTGAATCCTTCAAAGTCAACGAGGGCGACATGGTCAACCCCGGCGACTCCATTGTGGTCATCAGGGAAGGATAA
- a CDS encoding acetyl/propionyl/methylcrotonyl-CoA carboxylase subunit alpha, whose translation MKLFIANRGEIAVRIARTARQMGIETVLGVSEPDAESLAARSADHYVVVGPAQAAASYLNQDALVAAAKEQGCDAVHPGYGFLSENADFARKVADAGLTWVGPNADTIAMMGNKSLARESAAKAGVPVLRGSDGPLDPQADAVEIARGTGYPLVVKASAGGGGRGIRFVHDESELLATIEMARGEAAAVFGDSTVYLERFVEHARHVEVQVLGDGTNFIHLGDRDCSMQRRSQKVLEEAPAPDLPEAVRTTIRESSVALARECGYHGAGTVEFLYDPVNHEAAFIEMNTRIQVEHPITEEITGVDLVREQLLIAITGSMSISQDDVRFTGHAIECRINAEDPSQHFFPSPGVIQSLAWPSGNGVRVDSGVESGSVVSPYYDSLLAKLIVHAPDRDAAIAATLTALEQTQIEGVKTTVPVHMALLARPEFADVNHHSKFIETTPDLLGAK comes from the coding sequence ATGAAACTGTTCATCGCCAACCGTGGCGAGATCGCCGTGCGGATCGCCCGGACCGCCCGCCAGATGGGCATTGAAACCGTCCTGGGGGTCAGCGAGCCCGATGCGGAATCACTCGCTGCCCGATCGGCCGACCACTACGTGGTGGTCGGCCCCGCCCAGGCAGCCGCCAGCTACCTCAACCAGGATGCCCTGGTCGCCGCCGCGAAGGAGCAAGGGTGCGACGCTGTGCACCCGGGCTACGGTTTCCTCTCGGAAAATGCCGACTTCGCCCGGAAGGTGGCAGACGCCGGCCTTACCTGGGTGGGCCCGAATGCGGACACCATCGCCATGATGGGCAACAAATCCCTGGCACGGGAATCGGCAGCCAAGGCCGGCGTCCCCGTGCTCCGGGGATCAGATGGCCCTTTGGACCCCCAAGCAGACGCCGTGGAAATTGCCCGCGGCACCGGGTACCCCTTGGTGGTGAAGGCTTCCGCCGGAGGCGGCGGCAGGGGCATCCGCTTCGTGCACGACGAAAGCGAGCTCCTGGCGACCATCGAGATGGCCCGGGGCGAAGCCGCTGCTGTCTTCGGTGACTCCACTGTGTACCTGGAACGTTTCGTGGAGCATGCCCGCCACGTTGAAGTGCAGGTCCTTGGTGACGGGACCAACTTTATCCATCTTGGTGACCGCGACTGTTCAATGCAGCGGCGTTCCCAGAAAGTGTTGGAGGAAGCACCGGCTCCCGACCTTCCGGAGGCCGTCCGAACCACCATTCGGGAGTCGTCCGTGGCTCTTGCCCGCGAATGCGGCTACCACGGTGCGGGCACGGTGGAGTTCCTGTACGACCCCGTCAACCACGAGGCGGCGTTCATCGAAATGAACACGCGCATCCAGGTGGAGCACCCCATCACCGAGGAGATCACCGGCGTGGACCTGGTCCGTGAGCAGCTACTCATAGCCATCACCGGATCCATGTCCATTTCCCAGGACGATGTGCGCTTTACCGGCCATGCCATTGAATGCCGCATCAATGCGGAAGACCCCAGTCAGCACTTCTTTCCCAGCCCGGGCGTCATCCAGTCGCTGGCGTGGCCATCAGGTAATGGAGTACGGGTGGACAGCGGAGTGGAAAGTGGCTCCGTTGTGAGCCCGTACTACGACTCCCTCCTGGCCAAGCTGATCGTCCACGCCCCCGACCGGGATGCCGCCATCGCGGCCACGCTGACGGCTTTGGAACAAACACAGATCGAAGGCGTTAAAACCACCGTTCCCGTCCATATGGCGCTCCTGGCACGGCCTGAATTCGCCGACGTCAACCACCACTCCAAGTTCATCGAAACCACACCCGACCTGTTAGGGGCAAAATGA